The following are from one region of the Rhipicephalus microplus isolate Deutch F79 chromosome 1, USDA_Rmic, whole genome shotgun sequence genome:
- the LOC142811871 gene encoding sterile alpha motif domain-containing protein 3-like, translating to MEPPEFQYLVSFQGRKKIISARGPTEADILEALKTTDFGHSLQACRIEVYNVRHDEFVDPPAGHVFSEKDKIRLVCSENFLMSCSTTDKVTAVHEGSLPKTLESNEQSPSQQLACCENDYRLPPVPLDIKDAIERTQPGKVSSHTKSRIVGWIANHLMTITVYPGSLYEAAAKSLVLEYPVLRDTIGTGWDSWKVSLKYKFAYMRKSLCTVPAVQAARAAYGKRKDLEESTNTKRHCHVIVDLSQHVASQHDEATINSHIDYMVKEIKRPIPDMQKLGDSMEQTRPSRQKWMKEMRPSTADVVLKYPALAKAEMLHEEFIALTGVNLEKKVLEFINRYGDRCFELAKCRRCAKEAVKAIEEEVEALDGDEKKYRFAVGIVELLPMLLKEQPRFLQGPDTYPALSLKGKNASEATNIVASFEGLSVEVLDVIAGMTALMEIYWIFDVKYSGANKKTFTLLEHFCGLPTSAKQMPLVIRQISSLEKAT from the exons ATGGAGCCGCCGGAATTCCAATATTTGGTGTCATTTCAAGGCCGCAAGAAGATTATTTCTGCTCGTGGACCGACGGAGGCGGACATTTTGGAAGCCTTGAAGACGACAGACTTTGGCCATTCTTTGCAAGCATGCCGGATTGAG GTATACAACGTCCGACATGATGAATTTGTGGACCCACCAGCTGGCCATGTCTTCTCTGAGAAAGATAAAATCAGGCTTGTGTGCAGTGAAAACTTCTTAATGAGCTGCAG CACAACTGACAAAGTGACAGCAGTGCATGAAGGTAGCCTGCCCAAGACCCTTGAAAGTAATGagcagtcacctagtcagcagcttgCCTGCTGTGAAAATGATTATAGGCTACCACCTGTGCCCTTAGATATTAAGGATGCGATTGAAAGGACACAACCAGGAAAAGTGTCCAGTCACACTAAATCCCGCATTGTAGGGTGGATTGCAAATCATCTCATGACTATAACAGT CTATCCAGGAAGCCTCTACGAAGCAGCTGCAAAATCTCTCGTGTTGGAATATCCAGTGCTAAGGGACACTATTGGCACAGGCTGG GACTCATGGAAAGTCTCCTTGAAATACAAATTCGCATATATGAGGAAGTCTCTGTGCACAGTTCCAGCTGTTCAAGCAGCGAGAGCAGCTTACGGAAAACGCAAAGACTTAGAAGAAAGCACCAATACTAAGCGGCACTGCCATGTG aTTGTAGATCTCTCCCAACATGTCGCTTCTCAGCATGATGAGGCTACAATTAATAGCCATATTGACTACATGGTGAAAGAAATCAAGCGGCCTATTCCTGACATGCAAAAACTCGGTGATTCTATGGAGCAGACAAGACCATCTAGACAGAAGTGGATGAAGGAAATGAGGCCATCAACAGCAGATGTGGTGCTGAAATACCCTGCTTTGGCAAAGGCTGAAATG CTTCATGAGGAGTTCATTGCTCTCACTGGCGTTAACTTAGAAAAAAAGGTCCTGGAATTTATAAACCGGTATGGAGACCGGTGTTTTGAGCTTGCGAAGTGTCGTCGTTGCGCGAAGGAAGCTGTGAAAGCAATTGAAGAAGAAGTCGAGGCACTGGATGGTGACGAAAAGAAAT ATCGCTTTGCCGTTGGCATTGTCGAGTTGCTGCCCATGCTCCTAAAGGAGCAGCCGCGATTTCTGCAGGGACCG GACACCTACCCTGCCCTTTCGCTGAAGGGCAAAAATGCCTCTGAAGCTACAAACATAGTTGCGAGCTTTGAAGGGCTTAGTGTAGAGGTGCTTGATGTAATTGCAGGTATGACGGCGCTTATGGAAATATACTGGATATTCGATGTCAAGTACAGTGGCGCcaacaaaaaaacattcactCTACTTGAACATTTCTGTGGCTTGCCGACAAGTGCAAAGCAGATGCCGCTAGTCATACGGCAAATATCATCGCTTGAAAAGGCAACTTAA